A genomic segment from Neobacillus sp. YX16 encodes:
- a CDS encoding manganese-dependent inorganic pyrophosphatase, translating into MEKVLIFGHKNPDTDTICSAIAYADLKKQLGMDVEPIRLGDVNGETQYALNHFNAEVPRLVEKVAAEVNSVILVDHNERQQSANDIADVRVLEVIDHHRIANFETSDPLYYRCEPVGCTATILNKMYKENGIEIKKEIAGLMLSAIISDSLLFKSPTCTAEDVAAAKELAEIAGVDAQEYGLEMLKAGADLSDKTIEQLISLDAKEFDMGSSKVEIAQVNAVDTAEVLARQEEIEAAISKNIEEKNLDLFLFVVTDILTNDSVGLALGSKTSAVEKAYNVTLENNTAVLKGVVSRKKQIVPVLTDIFNQGI; encoded by the coding sequence ATGGAAAAAGTACTTATTTTTGGTCACAAAAACCCTGACACAGATACAATTTGTTCTGCGATTGCTTATGCAGATTTGAAGAAACAACTTGGAATGGATGTTGAACCAATACGTCTTGGAGACGTTAATGGAGAAACGCAATACGCTCTGAACCATTTTAATGCGGAGGTCCCACGCTTAGTTGAAAAGGTAGCAGCTGAAGTCAATTCAGTTATTCTGGTCGACCACAATGAGCGCCAGCAAAGTGCGAATGATATTGCTGATGTTCGTGTTTTAGAGGTAATCGATCATCACCGTATTGCGAACTTTGAAACAAGCGATCCATTGTATTACCGTTGTGAGCCAGTAGGCTGTACAGCAACGATTTTGAATAAAATGTATAAAGAAAACGGCATAGAAATTAAAAAAGAAATTGCTGGACTTATGCTGTCCGCGATTATTTCTGACTCATTATTGTTTAAATCGCCAACTTGTACAGCAGAGGATGTAGCAGCTGCAAAAGAATTAGCTGAAATTGCTGGTGTCGATGCGCAAGAGTATGGCTTAGAAATGCTAAAAGCTGGTGCTGATTTAAGTGACAAAACAATTGAACAATTAATTTCACTTGATGCAAAAGAATTCGACATGGGATCAAGCAAAGTTGAAATTGCACAAGTAAATGCAGTTGATACAGCTGAGGTACTTGCTCGTCAAGAGGAAATAGAAGCTGCTATTTCGAAAAATATCGAAGAAAAGAACTTAGATTTATTCTTATTTGTGGTTACAGATATCTTAACGAATGACTCTGTTGGTTTAGCTTTAGGAAGTAAAACGAGCGCTGTTGAAAAGGCATATAATGTTACCTTGGAGAATAACACTGCAGTATTAAAGGGTGTTGTATCTCGTAAGAAACAAATTGTACCAGTATTAACTGATATTTTTAATCAAGGTATTTAA
- a CDS encoding MerR family transcriptional regulator gives MYRIGEIAKLMNLSKRTIDYYTQIGLLNPIRTDSNYRLYGEDSIQIMHLIEHYKNLNMPLEEIKSSIELIKTKDCVDKQKVDKHFEQIGILMHHLKEEIEAIEPILQKLNGNQKEMVVNKLSSQGVPLAQTLLLLLS, from the coding sequence TTGTATCGTATCGGTGAAATAGCCAAGTTAATGAATCTCTCCAAAAGAACAATCGATTACTACACCCAAATAGGCTTACTTAACCCTATTCGGACGGATTCTAATTATCGATTGTATGGAGAAGACAGCATCCAAATTATGCATTTAATTGAACATTATAAAAATCTTAATATGCCACTTGAAGAGATTAAGTCTTCCATTGAATTAATTAAGACGAAGGATTGTGTTGATAAACAAAAAGTAGATAAACATTTTGAACAAATTGGAATCTTAATGCATCATCTTAAAGAAGAAATTGAAGCAATCGAACCTATACTTCAAAAACTAAACGGCAATCAAAAAGAAATGGTTGTGAATAAACTCTCTTCCCAAGGTGTTCCATTAGCCCAAACATTATTATTATTACTAAGTTAA